In the genome of Leeuwenhoekiella sp. MAR_2009_132, one region contains:
- a CDS encoding GNAT family N-acetyltransferase yields the protein MILLIFDTYKPQYATAFEALNLNWLEQFFVVEPHDKEVLSDPSKFIIQTGGDILVAKHEDKVVGVVALMPDENGLFELTKMAVDAQLRGQKIGQQLLQFTLDFARKKGLETLILYSNRKLENAIYLYRKFGFMEIPLEQPNPYLRADIKMQIKL from the coding sequence ATGATTCTTTTGATTTTTGACACTTACAAACCGCAATATGCTACTGCTTTTGAAGCCCTTAATCTCAACTGGCTTGAGCAGTTTTTTGTAGTAGAACCTCACGACAAAGAGGTTTTAAGCGACCCTTCAAAATTTATTATACAAACCGGTGGCGATATTCTGGTTGCTAAGCACGAAGATAAGGTTGTGGGCGTCGTAGCATTAATGCCCGATGAAAACGGCCTATTTGAACTTACAAAAATGGCTGTAGATGCTCAGTTACGCGGTCAAAAAATAGGACAACAATTGTTACAATTTACCCTTGATTTTGCGCGTAAAAAAGGATTAGAAACCCTTATACTCTACTCTAACCGCAAACTGGAAAATGCAATTTACCTGTATCGTAAATTCGGTTTTATGGAGATTCCTTTAGAACAACCCAATCCTTATTTACGGGCAGATATAAAAATGCAAATCAAGCTTTAA
- the bshB1 gene encoding bacillithiol biosynthesis deacetylase BshB1 has translation MKLDILAIGAHPDDVELSCAGVLAKEISRGKKCGVLDLTRGELGTRGSAEIRDQEAAAAAAILGLSVRENIGLADGFFVNDKESQLRIIEIIRKYKPEIVLCNAIDDRHIDHGKGSKLTSDACFLSGLKKIETHKDGQLQEAWRPKHVYHYIQWKNLKPDIVVDITGFIDIKMQSVMAYGSQFYDPKAGEDNTPISSKNFQESIRYRAQDLGRLIGTEYAEGFTVERYAAVDSIFDLI, from the coding sequence TTGAAATTAGATATATTAGCTATTGGCGCTCACCCCGATGATGTAGAATTATCCTGTGCGGGCGTACTGGCAAAAGAAATAAGTCGCGGTAAAAAATGTGGCGTTTTAGATTTAACCAGAGGCGAACTTGGAACGCGTGGTTCTGCAGAAATACGTGATCAGGAGGCGGCAGCTGCAGCAGCAATTTTAGGTTTAAGCGTACGCGAAAACATAGGATTAGCAGACGGTTTTTTTGTAAATGATAAAGAATCACAACTGCGCATCATTGAAATTATACGCAAGTACAAACCCGAAATTGTATTATGCAATGCTATAGACGACCGTCATATCGATCACGGTAAAGGCAGTAAACTCACTAGTGATGCGTGTTTTTTAAGTGGACTTAAAAAAATTGAAACTCATAAGGACGGGCAGCTACAGGAGGCATGGAGACCCAAACATGTGTATCATTACATTCAGTGGAAAAACTTAAAACCCGACATTGTTGTAGATATTACCGGGTTTATAGATATTAAGATGCAATCTGTGATGGCGTATGGGTCACAGTTTTACGATCCTAAGGCAGGAGAAGACAATACGCCGATAAGCAGTAAGAATTTTCAGGAAAGCATACGATACCGTGCGCAAGATCTGGGAAGATTAATAGGAACTGAGTATGCAGAGGGCTTTACAGTAGAACGTTACGCAGCTGTAGACTCAATTTTTGATTTGATTTAA
- a CDS encoding trans-sulfuration enzyme family protein gives MTNPKFGKNTICTHVGEVEDTQFKGAISPIYMSTSYAYEDVAVKRYPRYFNTPNQEMLGKKIAALEGTEAGMIFGSGMAAVSTALLAFLNVGDHIVLQKTLYGGTFNLVEEEFSKMGIEYTFTDGLAREDFEKAIQANTKVLYIETPSNPLMTITDMQMIAEVAKAKGIVTMIDNTFASPVNQNPAQYGIDIILHSATKYMGGHSDILAGAVAASNAHMEQIWHKAKNLGGSLSDFSVWMLERSLKTLVLRVKQQNKNAKKLAKWLDEKEEIQAVYYPGLKSHPDYELAKSQMSGFGGMLSFELSEELDTAAFLKELKLIKPSMSLAGVESTILSPTQTSHALLSAEERKHQGINDGLLRFSVGIEDKEDLIADLEQALEKVVKDSLNFSI, from the coding sequence ATGACCAATCCTAAATTCGGAAAAAATACAATTTGTACCCACGTGGGTGAAGTGGAAGATACCCAGTTCAAAGGGGCTATTTCGCCTATATATATGTCAACTTCCTATGCTTATGAAGATGTTGCGGTAAAGCGCTATCCGCGTTATTTCAATACGCCTAATCAGGAAATGTTGGGCAAAAAAATAGCTGCTTTAGAAGGCACAGAAGCCGGGATGATTTTTGGTAGTGGTATGGCGGCGGTAAGCACGGCTTTATTAGCGTTTTTAAATGTCGGCGATCATATAGTTTTACAAAAAACACTCTACGGCGGAACCTTTAATCTGGTAGAAGAAGAGTTTTCAAAAATGGGTATTGAATACACCTTTACAGATGGTTTGGCTCGTGAAGATTTTGAAAAAGCCATACAGGCAAATACTAAGGTCTTATATATTGAGACGCCTTCAAACCCATTAATGACCATTACCGATATGCAAATGATTGCAGAGGTTGCAAAGGCTAAAGGTATTGTAACTATGATTGATAACACATTTGCTTCACCGGTAAATCAAAATCCAGCACAATACGGTATAGATATTATTTTACACAGTGCTACTAAATATATGGGCGGTCACAGTGATATTCTTGCGGGCGCGGTAGCTGCATCCAATGCACATATGGAGCAGATCTGGCATAAAGCCAAAAATCTGGGTGGCAGCTTGAGTGACTTTAGCGTGTGGATGCTTGAACGCAGTTTAAAAACTCTGGTATTACGAGTTAAGCAACAGAATAAAAATGCGAAGAAGCTAGCGAAATGGTTAGATGAAAAAGAGGAAATACAGGCTGTTTATTATCCGGGTTTAAAGTCGCATCCAGACTATGAGTTGGCAAAATCACAGATGAGCGGTTTTGGTGGAATGCTCTCTTTTGAATTGTCTGAAGAACTAGATACAGCTGCCTTTCTAAAGGAATTAAAACTTATTAAACCCTCGATGAGTCTTGCCGGGGTAGAGTCTACTATTTTATCGCCTACACAAACTTCACACGCTTTATTGAGTGCCGAAGAGCGCAAGCATCAGGGAATCAACGATGGTTTGTTACGGTTTTCGGTAGGTATAGAAGACAAAGAAGATCTAATCGCAGATTTAGAACAAGCATTAGAAAAAGTAGTTAAGGATAGTTTGAATTTTAGTATTTAA
- a CDS encoding MBL fold metallo-hydrolase, whose amino-acid sequence MRTLVLTVLTATLLFSCKNENKSESSSELEETAMVSDSTVVEATFNITPIEHATAVFDFGDAVFYIDPVGGASAFEGQPKPNVILVTDIHGDHLNEETLNAVADSATTIFAPQAVVDALKTDLKNKVTVIANDEVKAWDGYELTAIPMYNLREEAKQFHTKGRGNGYVIEKDGMRVYFSGDTEDIPEMRNLKDIDKAFVCMNLPYTMTVDRAADGVIAFAPKEVYPYHFRGQDGLSDTDKFKSLVNAAGIDTEVILLDWYPNKAE is encoded by the coding sequence ATGAGAACATTAGTACTAACAGTGTTAACAGCTACGCTTCTATTCAGCTGTAAAAATGAAAATAAATCAGAATCTTCTTCAGAACTTGAAGAGACTGCAATGGTTTCAGACTCAACTGTAGTAGAAGCAACATTTAACATCACTCCTATTGAACACGCAACCGCAGTTTTTGATTTTGGCGATGCGGTATTTTACATCGACCCTGTAGGTGGTGCGTCAGCTTTTGAAGGTCAGCCAAAACCTAATGTAATTCTCGTTACAGATATTCACGGAGATCACTTAAATGAAGAAACTTTAAATGCGGTAGCAGATTCTGCAACCACGATTTTTGCTCCTCAAGCCGTTGTAGATGCTTTAAAAACAGATCTTAAAAACAAAGTAACGGTTATTGCAAATGATGAAGTTAAAGCCTGGGATGGTTATGAGCTTACTGCAATACCTATGTACAACCTTAGAGAGGAAGCAAAACAATTTCATACTAAAGGTCGTGGTAATGGTTATGTGATCGAAAAAGATGGGATGCGTGTGTATTTTTCTGGCGATACAGAAGATATTCCCGAGATGCGCAATCTTAAAGATATTGACAAAGCCTTTGTATGTATGAATTTACCATATACAATGACTGTAGATCGTGCTGCAGATGGTGTGATTGCTTTCGCTCCTAAAGAAGTGTACCCTTATCATTTTAGAGGTCAGGACGGCTTAAGTGATACCGATAAATTTAAGAGCTTAGTAAATGCTGCAGGCATTGATACCGAAGTTATTCTGCTAGACTGGTACCCAAACAAAGCAGAATAA
- the katG gene encoding catalase/peroxidase HPI encodes MKDISNPEGLEQCPFRGTRVGGALGTAPQIDDWWPNRLQVELLHQEQPVSNPLSNESYKEAFNKIDLQQLKADIKELLVTSKDWWPADYNNYGPQMIRMAWHSAGTYRIADGRGGAAQAMQRFAPISSWWDNGNIDKSRRLIWPIKKKYGAAISWADLIVLTGNCALEIMNFPTFGFAGGRRDAWEPDRSTYWGPEFWDGKRVNEVPKSTDHLGHPDEMVSEKLRWVGGPKDAYHDLENPLAATHSNLIYVNPEGPGGNMDPMDSARNIRESFKRMAMNDEETVALIAGGHAFGKSHGAVPADKIGAAPEAAPLHQQGFGWHNPVGNGNGADTSTNGIEGSWTPNPTNWDNTYLTNLFAFEWKQVKSPAGAGQWTPIDPNAPKTPDAHIPGKINDLMMMTSDIALKVDPAYREVCEKFLNDFDYFTNAFSKAWYKLTHRDMGPKDRYLGPEVPEQDMIWQDPTPKRDYDLIDAADVATLKQAILNSGLSISALVNAAWSSAAIYRHSDKRGGANGARIALEPQNNWDLNRPEELNLVLNTLKDIKANFKNTQSGNKQVSLADLVVLGGCVAVKKAAQDAGFEVDVPFTAGRTDATPEQTDVESFEWLKPVSDGFKNYHNDKVGYKVEAERIFLDRAQLLSLSAPEWTVLVGGLRVLDQNFDYSKHGVFTERPGQLTNDFFQVLTSMEYEWKPQNQEETLFNVNDRTTGMTKYTATRCDLIFGSNPQLRNLAEVYAADDSQERFVHDFIAAWDKVMMLDRYDVKDE; translated from the coding sequence ATGAAAGACATTAGTAATCCTGAAGGTCTCGAGCAATGCCCATTTCGCGGTACACGTGTAGGAGGCGCTTTAGGAACAGCACCACAAATTGATGACTGGTGGCCTAACCGCTTGCAAGTAGAATTATTACATCAGGAACAACCTGTTTCAAATCCGTTAAGCAATGAGAGCTACAAAGAAGCATTTAATAAGATAGACTTACAACAGCTTAAGGCAGATATTAAAGAGCTCCTGGTCACTTCTAAAGATTGGTGGCCTGCAGACTACAACAATTACGGTCCGCAGATGATACGCATGGCATGGCACTCTGCCGGTACCTACCGTATTGCAGACGGTCGTGGTGGTGCAGCCCAAGCGATGCAACGCTTTGCTCCTATTAGCTCCTGGTGGGATAACGGAAATATAGATAAGTCCCGTCGTCTTATCTGGCCTATAAAAAAGAAATATGGGGCAGCAATTTCCTGGGCAGACCTAATTGTATTAACGGGTAATTGTGCCTTAGAAATTATGAACTTCCCAACCTTTGGCTTTGCTGGCGGTCGTCGCGATGCCTGGGAACCCGATCGCAGTACCTATTGGGGACCAGAATTTTGGGATGGTAAGCGAGTAAATGAAGTTCCTAAAAGCACAGATCATTTAGGTCATCCTGATGAGATGGTAAGTGAAAAATTACGTTGGGTAGGTGGTCCTAAAGATGCATATCACGATTTAGAGAATCCGTTAGCGGCAACGCACTCTAACTTAATTTATGTAAATCCTGAAGGGCCGGGCGGAAATATGGATCCTATGGATTCTGCGCGTAACATTCGTGAGTCGTTTAAACGCATGGCGATGAATGATGAAGAAACGGTAGCTTTAATTGCCGGTGGGCACGCTTTTGGTAAAAGTCATGGCGCAGTACCTGCAGATAAAATAGGCGCAGCTCCAGAAGCAGCACCTTTACATCAGCAAGGTTTTGGATGGCACAACCCTGTAGGTAATGGTAACGGTGCCGATACTTCTACAAATGGTATTGAGGGATCGTGGACACCCAACCCTACAAACTGGGACAACACGTACCTTACTAATCTCTTTGCTTTTGAATGGAAGCAAGTAAAAAGCCCTGCAGGCGCAGGACAATGGACACCTATAGACCCAAATGCTCCCAAGACACCAGATGCCCATATACCCGGCAAGATTAACGATTTAATGATGATGACGTCTGATATCGCATTAAAAGTAGACCCTGCTTATCGTGAGGTTTGTGAAAAGTTTTTGAATGACTTTGACTATTTTACAAATGCTTTTTCTAAAGCCTGGTATAAATTAACGCACCGTGATATGGGACCAAAAGACCGTTATTTAGGTCCTGAAGTTCCTGAGCAGGATATGATCTGGCAAGATCCTACCCCAAAACGTGATTATGACCTTATTGATGCTGCTGATGTTGCGACATTAAAGCAAGCTATTTTAAATAGCGGTCTTAGCATCTCGGCATTAGTAAATGCTGCGTGGTCTTCTGCTGCAATTTATCGCCATAGTGATAAACGTGGAGGCGCAAACGGTGCTCGTATTGCTTTAGAACCTCAGAATAATTGGGACCTTAATCGACCCGAAGAACTTAATCTGGTTTTAAACACGTTAAAAGACATAAAAGCCAACTTTAAAAATACGCAGAGCGGAAACAAACAAGTTTCTCTTGCAGATTTAGTAGTTCTGGGTGGTTGTGTTGCTGTTAAAAAAGCTGCGCAGGATGCTGGTTTTGAAGTAGACGTTCCTTTTACTGCCGGTCGTACCGATGCAACACCAGAACAAACTGATGTAGAAAGCTTTGAATGGTTAAAACCTGTTTCTGACGGTTTTAAAAATTATCATAATGACAAGGTAGGTTATAAAGTGGAAGCCGAACGTATTTTCTTAGATCGTGCTCAACTTCTATCTTTATCTGCGCCAGAATGGACCGTACTTGTAGGTGGACTGCGTGTTTTAGATCAGAATTTTGATTATTCTAAGCACGGGGTATTTACAGAGCGTCCCGGCCAATTGACTAATGATTTCTTTCAGGTGCTTACCAGTATGGAATATGAGTGGAAACCTCAAAATCAGGAAGAAACTTTATTTAATGTAAACGACCGCACTACCGGAATGACTAAATACACCGCAACCCGCTGCGATTTAATATTTGGTTCTAATCCGCAACTGCGTAACCTGGCTGAAGTTTACGCTGCAGATGATTCACAAGAGCGTTTTGTACACGACTTTATAGCTGCCTGGGATAAAGTGATGATGCTAGACCGTTATGACGTTAAAGACGAGTAG
- a CDS encoding alpha/beta hydrolase, whose translation MKTLFALLLLKATLAAAQTATANESRFYTDYIYSTHLKEYRKHNVYLPKDFDPVQNYPIIYATDGSRKTEGSFFKKTLDSLIQNNIIKPVLYVGSHSNSKIADSTSRTTGDGSKFYMQFRNFEYVDNKPSRIQDSMVVDRFPNHMLYFTEELIPTVEKEFNQKLTKEDRYFYGVSNGAGFGMSMLNMHPDLVGTYLCFSTFGGAIRRSEWKKDVSYPDLFLIYGSEEFEFLKKDAEFLKSKYNELNGDAEIREFDGGHDYKVWNREFTNTISELLKKE comes from the coding sequence ATAAAAACCCTCTTCGCTCTTTTACTTCTAAAAGCAACTCTTGCTGCTGCACAAACAGCAACAGCTAATGAATCCCGGTTTTACACAGATTACATTTACAGCACGCATTTAAAAGAATACCGCAAACACAACGTGTATCTACCCAAAGATTTTGATCCTGTACAAAACTATCCGATTATTTATGCCACAGATGGCAGTAGAAAAACGGAAGGCAGTTTCTTTAAAAAGACTTTAGATTCTTTAATACAAAATAACATCATAAAACCGGTGCTTTATGTAGGAAGTCATTCTAACAGTAAGATCGCAGACAGCACCAGTAGGACTACGGGAGATGGTTCAAAGTTCTATATGCAGTTCCGTAATTTTGAATATGTAGATAACAAACCGAGCCGCATTCAGGATTCTATGGTAGTTGACCGGTTTCCCAATCATATGCTTTATTTTACCGAAGAACTCATCCCAACAGTAGAAAAAGAATTTAATCAAAAACTCACCAAAGAAGACCGCTATTTTTATGGGGTTTCAAACGGCGCAGGCTTCGGAATGAGTATGCTAAATATGCATCCTGATCTTGTAGGCACGTATCTGTGTTTTTCGACATTTGGCGGTGCAATTCGACGTTCTGAATGGAAAAAAGACGTTTCTTATCCCGATTTATTTTTGATCTATGGCAGTGAAGAATTTGAATTTCTTAAAAAAGACGCCGAATTCTTAAAATCTAAATACAACGAACTTAACGGGGATGCCGAAATCCGGGAGTTTGATGGCGGTCACGATTATAAAGTCTGGAATCGCGAGTTTACTAATACCATAAGCGAGCTGCTAAAAAAGGAGTAA
- a CDS encoding outer membrane beta-barrel protein, with translation MNKKSNNYCTAAALFFTLFCSMQLLSQKQGRFLDVSIGLGITAPMDESETGNEDFISTGFYAQGEYVMGLKTWFSLRPYAGLILTSDRNSSEYADAPNYEVTSNAFLLGGKARLVAPIPWVAPYVELGVGLSAGSFKTLTPFTTLDKKGVFVHIPVTLGVALGPQNNVDLEFTYYFHPALEQFSGAAAVGLTIPVNW, from the coding sequence ATGAATAAAAAATCAAATAATTATTGCACCGCAGCAGCACTATTCTTTACTCTTTTTTGCAGTATGCAATTGCTTTCACAAAAACAAGGAAGATTTCTGGATGTCTCTATAGGATTAGGCATAACTGCCCCAATGGACGAAAGTGAAACCGGCAATGAAGATTTTATAAGTACCGGGTTTTATGCACAGGGAGAATATGTAATGGGTCTTAAAACCTGGTTTAGTTTACGCCCCTATGCCGGGTTAATTTTGACCTCAGATAGAAATAGCTCTGAATATGCAGATGCACCTAATTATGAAGTAACCTCAAATGCTTTTTTGCTGGGTGGTAAAGCGCGCTTAGTTGCACCCATCCCGTGGGTTGCGCCTTACGTCGAGTTAGGTGTGGGACTTTCTGCTGGATCGTTTAAAACCTTGACTCCGTTTACCACTCTTGATAAAAAGGGTGTTTTTGTACACATCCCGGTTACTCTGGGTGTCGCTCTGGGTCCTCAAAATAATGTAGATCTCGAGTTTACCTACTACTTCCACCCTGCTTTAGAACAATTCTCAGGTGCAGCCGCTGTTGGGCTTACGATACCTGTAAATTGGTAA